A genomic segment from uncultured Marinifilum sp. encodes:
- a CDS encoding PKD domain-containing protein, whose amino-acid sequence MKNFISILAILIATCSVSAQNKGLTAKKGEKINVKNIVITEKTYQDLTNPTLNKRKLSKIADRNSGKPKVADNPLARRLFELQRLRNPNTGKLPANIKELEKAYVLSSRSGLQSRTKAGGLNFTQSGPRNVGGRTRALAIDISDATGNTILAGGTTGGMWKSTDKGQTWTRTTALSEHPSVTAIAQDPREGHTSTWYYTTGEYIGSADAKGAFYAGNGVFKSTDNGDSWTKLNATTSNTFSSFDNLFDICWNICVDPNNGDIYVATYGGIYVSNDEGNSWSLEIQTVDASLDSNERSYSSITDIICTPAGVKYATLSQGGNQNEGIWRKGSATDANWEEITPTNFPSSYRRIVLANAPSNTSQDIVYLLAQTTGSGLQGHSFWKLSYTSASDYTWVDRSQNLPVGGDGDRDVNGYDSQGSYNMIIKVAPDDENMVFIGGTNLYRSDDAFATAATPLSDGVDNESNTYWIGGYATENNVSQYDNHHPDVHSLAFIDNSTLVCGHDGGLSITSNFKQTKDSGIGEDNKPVDWIFLNNSYLTTQAYTVAIDQDKTDNEYMISGFQDNGSWLATSSSADSDWNYYGSGDGSYCSILDQGEHRLSSSQNGTVYLENNKSYDDVEYFYTRVDPDGAEGQLFINPFITDANNSEIMYYASGQYVWRNTNIFDIPKFQTSSATVNWEKLEISKVSGTVSALESSVYPAHILYYGTSTGKIYKIENSHSKNAVVTDITSSNMPQVVSGTTSPYISSIDANPLNANEVIVSFSNYGIESIFYTKDGGTTWEAISGNLEDGSDTGNGPSVRSVSIMVSPNDTTYYAGTSTGLYSTSILNGSATTWTHEAADKIGTTVVDMIKSRRDGFIAVATHGNGIFTANADYSSVAPVALIGLTQDTLIAGDKMDFMNRSIGDGITDYEWTFEGAEPATSTEEFPTEISYNTPGTYKVSLKVTNANGDNTQIIDAAVVVKSIEADFTASATEVDIDTEITFTDKSTGTPTTWSWNFPGGTPETSTEENPVVTYSSVGTYDVSLTIGDDTYSDTKTKTGYITVIDKDNFDDNLLYNISEENQDNLVQATFGGDNEGPVTGHTNLGIDQYAEKFTITNPNLNSVKQVHIFPSIMQSNSGDPSVTIKIWNGTTEPSEEVYSQVVPYSELTELEFNIIDLDFSVAVDKDFFVGYELNYTTPVDTFAVAHLPLEADETRSNTAYMHYDNKWYGYNEIFEDNPTVSLAIKALVGYDAGATAIDDNLLDTKVEKLLIYPNPMVYKTNVKFPNQNNQKYRLVVVDASGKVVRIIENITNDNVIINREQLKPGIHIINLSGEKIYKGKLLVK is encoded by the coding sequence ATGAAAAATTTTATAAGCATATTGGCTATTCTTATTGCTACATGCTCTGTATCTGCTCAAAACAAAGGGCTAACAGCAAAAAAAGGTGAGAAGATAAATGTGAAAAACATTGTTATCACCGAAAAAACATATCAAGATCTAACAAATCCAACTTTAAATAAAAGAAAACTATCTAAAATTGCTGATAGAAATTCTGGCAAACCAAAAGTTGCAGATAATCCTTTAGCACGAAGATTATTCGAACTTCAAAGACTACGCAACCCAAATACAGGAAAACTTCCCGCAAATATAAAGGAACTTGAAAAAGCCTATGTACTTTCTTCAAGATCAGGATTACAAAGCAGAACAAAAGCTGGTGGTTTAAACTTTACACAAAGCGGTCCAAGAAATGTTGGAGGTAGAACAAGAGCTTTGGCTATTGACATTTCAGATGCTACTGGAAATACAATTTTAGCTGGTGGTACTACCGGTGGAATGTGGAAATCTACTGATAAAGGACAGACTTGGACAAGAACTACTGCTCTTAGCGAACATCCAAGTGTTACTGCTATTGCTCAAGACCCAAGAGAAGGCCATACATCTACATGGTACTACACTACTGGTGAATACATTGGTTCTGCTGATGCCAAAGGTGCATTCTACGCAGGTAATGGTGTTTTTAAATCAACCGATAATGGTGATTCATGGACCAAACTAAATGCTACAACCTCTAACACATTCTCATCTTTCGATAATTTATTTGATATCTGCTGGAATATATGTGTAGATCCTAACAATGGAGATATTTATGTTGCAACTTACGGAGGAATATATGTATCGAATGATGAAGGCAATTCTTGGTCTTTGGAAATCCAAACTGTTGATGCAAGCCTTGATTCCAATGAAAGATCTTATTCTTCAATTACAGATATAATTTGCACTCCTGCAGGTGTAAAATATGCAACATTAAGCCAAGGAGGAAATCAAAATGAAGGAATTTGGAGAAAAGGATCAGCTACAGATGCTAATTGGGAAGAAATTACCCCTACAAATTTTCCATCCAGTTATAGAAGAATTGTATTAGCAAATGCACCAAGCAATACCAGTCAAGATATTGTATACTTATTAGCACAAACCACCGGATCGGGGCTACAAGGACACAGTTTCTGGAAGTTAAGCTATACTTCAGCAAGCGATTATACCTGGGTAGACAGATCTCAAAATTTACCAGTAGGTGGAGATGGAGATCGCGATGTTAACGGATACGATTCTCAGGGATCATATAACATGATTATTAAAGTTGCACCCGATGATGAAAACATGGTTTTTATTGGAGGAACCAATCTTTACAGATCTGACGATGCTTTTGCAACTGCTGCTACTCCTTTAAGCGATGGAGTTGATAATGAATCAAACACCTATTGGATTGGTGGATATGCTACCGAAAACAATGTAAGTCAATATGATAATCACCATCCAGATGTTCATTCCTTAGCTTTTATTGATAATAGCACACTAGTTTGCGGACACGATGGTGGCTTAAGTATTACATCAAACTTTAAGCAAACAAAAGATTCAGGAATTGGAGAAGACAATAAACCTGTAGACTGGATATTCTTAAACAATAGTTATTTAACAACTCAGGCATATACAGTAGCAATTGATCAAGACAAAACCGACAATGAATATATGATATCTGGTTTCCAAGATAACGGAAGCTGGTTAGCTACAAGTTCTTCGGCTGATTCTGACTGGAATTATTATGGCTCTGGAGATGGTAGTTACTGTAGTATTTTAGATCAAGGTGAGCATCGTTTATCCTCATCACAAAACGGAACAGTATATCTGGAAAACAATAAATCCTATGATGATGTTGAATATTTTTACACCAGAGTAGATCCTGATGGTGCTGAGGGGCAACTATTTATCAACCCATTTATTACTGATGCCAACAATAGCGAAATAATGTATTACGCTTCAGGGCAATATGTATGGCGTAATACTAATATTTTTGATATCCCTAAATTTCAGACATCATCGGCAACTGTTAACTGGGAAAAATTAGAAATTTCAAAAGTATCAGGTACTGTTTCTGCATTAGAATCATCAGTATATCCAGCTCATATTCTATATTATGGAACATCTACAGGAAAAATATACAAAATAGAAAATTCACATTCCAAAAATGCAGTGGTAACGGACATTACAAGCTCCAATATGCCTCAAGTAGTTTCTGGAACAACTAGTCCATATATTAGCTCTATTGATGCAAATCCTTTAAATGCGAATGAAGTTATTGTAAGTTTCTCGAATTATGGTATCGAAAGTATTTTCTATACCAAAGATGGAGGTACTACTTGGGAAGCTATTAGTGGTAATTTAGAAGATGGATCTGACACAGGAAATGGACCTTCTGTTCGCTCGGTTTCTATAATGGTTTCACCAAATGACACTACTTATTACGCTGGAACGAGTACTGGTTTATACAGCACTTCAATCTTAAATGGAAGTGCTACTACCTGGACTCACGAAGCTGCCGATAAAATTGGAACTACTGTTGTCGATATGATTAAATCTCGTAGAGATGGATTTATCGCAGTGGCAACTCATGGTAACGGTATATTTACAGCAAATGCAGATTATAGCTCTGTAGCACCAGTTGCTCTTATTGGTTTAACCCAAGACACATTAATAGCTGGAGATAAAATGGATTTTATGAATAGATCTATTGGAGATGGAATTACTGATTACGAATGGACTTTTGAAGGAGCAGAACCAGCCACTTCAACAGAAGAATTTCCAACCGAAATAAGTTACAATACACCAGGAACTTACAAAGTAAGTTTAAAAGTTACCAATGCTAATGGAGACAATACTCAGATAATAGATGCTGCGGTAGTTGTTAAATCAATTGAAGCAGATTTTACAGCCAGTGCAACCGAGGTTGATATTGACACAGAAATCACCTTCACCGATAAATCGACAGGAACACCTACTACATGGAGCTGGAATTTCCCAGGAGGAACTCCTGAAACTTCTACCGAAGAAAATCCTGTTGTAACTTATAGTTCGGTTGGCACATACGACGTTAGTCTTACCATTGGCGATGACACTTATAGTGATACAAAAACCAAAACAGGATATATTACTGTTATTGATAAAGATAATTTTGATGATAATCTTTTATACAATATCTCAGAAGAAAATCAGGATAATTTAGTTCAGGCAACTTTCGGAGGAGATAATGAAGGTCCTGTTACCGGACATACTAATTTGGGAATTGACCAGTATGCTGAAAAATTCACAATTACTAACCCAAATTTAAATTCGGTGAAACAAGTTCATATCTTTCCATCTATAATGCAGTCTAATTCGGGCGATCCAAGTGTTACCATAAAAATTTGGAATGGAACAACAGAACCAAGCGAAGAGGTTTACTCGCAAGTAGTACCTTACTCGGAACTTACCGAACTTGAATTTAATATTATTGATCTTGATTTCTCTGTTGCTGTCGACAAAGACTTCTTTGTTGGATATGAGTTAAACTACACAACACCTGTTGATACTTTTGCTGTTGCACACCTTCCTTTAGAGGCTGATGAGACAAGAAGTAATACTGCCTACATGCATTACGACAACAAATGGTATGGCTATAATGAAATTTTCGAAGATAACCCTACAGTTTCTCTTGCAATTAAAGCTTTAGTAGGATACGATGCCGGAGCAACCGCTATTGATGATAACTTATTGGATACCAAAGTTGAAAAACTATTGATCTATCCTAACCCTATGGTTTATAAAACTAATGTGAAGTTCCCAAATCAAAACAATCAAAAATATCGTTTGGTTGTAGTCGATGCTAGTGGTAAAGTTGTTAGAATAATTGAAAATATCACAAACGACAATGTGATAATTAACAGAGAACAATTAAAACCTGGAATTCATATTATTAACCTTTCTGGCGAGAAAATTTACAAAGGAAAATTATTGGTAAAATAA
- a CDS encoding glycoside hydrolase family 15 protein codes for MNNLNYGVIGNCRSAALISEEGSLDWVCLPQFDSSSAFAKILDKEKGGSFEIIPENLLEIKQEYRPKTNILKTRFECVDGVFEVLDFMPRYLTENNQYYAPPDIVRFFRLVYGKPAFKIKYNPQLDYARNRTQNIISKEGYIKSYTTSGNYVSLYLYSSFENKNILESEVICLEKNEFCLISYDQKLLEQNIERVYLKLQRTKTYWLNWSEKTKILPEYNEQVTRSALVLKLLSYQKSGAILAALTTSLPETIGEVRNWDYRFCWIRDGSMVVKILTQLGHYNVAKRYLKFIMDIIPEKNEKIQIMYGINGEKKLSEYELDHLSGYEDSKPVRVGNAAYKQKQNDIYGILLDLIHQHFEIFENSLEHSEELWTIVRSIVKVVEENWKKPDRGIWEIRGKSLHFTFSKVMCWVAFDRAVKIAALLQQDYYVGKWTVLRHQVKDNILKKAWSREKQAFTQYYGSEDMDASVLLMETYGFIDADDPKYKSTVLTIQKELEHDGLMYRYKNQDDFGTPKSAFTICSFWMINSLFKIGKKKEAKQKFDNLLSYSNHLGLFAEDIDFTSKRMLGNFPQAYSHLAIVETALNFAGSKFDDEDLLLEQLNS; via the coding sequence ATGAATAATTTAAATTATGGGGTGATTGGAAATTGCCGAAGCGCGGCTTTAATTTCTGAAGAAGGATCTTTAGATTGGGTATGTTTACCTCAATTCGATTCTTCATCTGCTTTTGCAAAAATATTGGATAAAGAGAAAGGTGGTAGTTTTGAAATTATTCCCGAAAATTTGCTGGAAATAAAACAGGAATATCGACCTAAAACTAATATACTAAAAACCAGATTTGAATGTGTTGATGGTGTTTTTGAAGTATTGGATTTTATGCCAAGATATCTTACAGAGAATAATCAATATTACGCACCACCTGATATAGTAAGGTTTTTTAGGTTAGTATATGGAAAACCTGCTTTTAAAATAAAGTACAATCCGCAATTAGATTATGCGAGAAATCGTACCCAAAATATTATATCGAAGGAAGGATATATTAAATCATATACAACATCTGGAAATTATGTTTCTCTTTATTTGTATTCCAGTTTCGAGAATAAGAACATATTAGAAAGCGAAGTAATTTGTTTGGAGAAAAATGAATTTTGTTTGATTAGTTATGATCAAAAATTGCTGGAGCAAAATATTGAGAGAGTTTATTTAAAACTACAAAGAACCAAAACTTATTGGTTAAATTGGAGTGAAAAAACAAAAATATTACCCGAATATAATGAACAGGTAACCAGAAGTGCTTTGGTGCTTAAATTACTTAGCTATCAGAAAAGTGGGGCAATACTGGCTGCTTTAACAACTTCTTTGCCTGAAACAATTGGCGAGGTTCGCAATTGGGATTATCGTTTTTGCTGGATACGGGATGGATCAATGGTAGTTAAAATTTTAACTCAGCTTGGTCATTATAATGTAGCTAAACGGTATTTGAAATTTATTATGGATATCATACCTGAGAAGAATGAGAAGATTCAAATTATGTATGGTATTAATGGAGAAAAAAAGCTCTCAGAATATGAATTGGATCACCTTTCGGGATATGAGGATTCTAAACCAGTTAGGGTAGGGAATGCAGCATATAAACAAAAGCAAAATGATATTTATGGGATTTTACTGGATCTTATTCATCAGCATTTTGAAATTTTTGAGAATTCTCTTGAACATAGTGAAGAGCTGTGGACAATTGTGCGCAGTATTGTAAAAGTGGTAGAAGAAAACTGGAAAAAACCAGATCGTGGAATTTGGGAAATTCGCGGAAAAAGTTTGCATTTTACTTTTAGTAAAGTGATGTGTTGGGTGGCATTTGATAGAGCAGTTAAGATTGCAGCTTTGTTACAGCAGGATTATTATGTGGGAAAATGGACTGTTCTTCGCCATCAGGTAAAAGATAATATTCTTAAAAAAGCATGGAGCAGAGAAAAACAAGCATTTACTCAATATTATGGTTCGGAAGATATGGATGCCTCTGTTTTATTAATGGAAACTTATGGATTTATTGATGCTGATGATCCAAAATATAAATCAACAGTTTTAACCATTCAAAAAGAATTGGAGCATGATGGTTTAATGTATCGATACAAAAATCAGGATGACTTTGGAACACCTAAATCGGCTTTTACAATTTGTTCGTTTTGGATGATTAATAGCTTATTTAAAATTGGTAAGAAGAAAGAAGCCAAACAGAAATTTGATAACTTACTAAGTTATTCAAATCATCTGGGTTTATTCGCCGAAGATATAGATTTTACAAGCAAAAGAATGTTGGGTAATTTCCCTCAGGCATATTCTCATTTGGCAATAGTAGAAACAGCCTTAAATTTTGCAGGTAGTAAATTTGACGATGAGGATTTATTGTTAGAGCAGTTGAATAGTTAG
- a CDS encoding bifunctional alpha,alpha-trehalose-phosphate synthase (UDP-forming)/trehalose-phosphatase produces MNRIHIVSNRLPVSINIENEDIQLIPSVGGLATGLKSVYKEYNGKWIGWPGLPSDELNDELKENIEQKLEGEDCVSVHLSKEEIDLYYDGFSNRTIWPLFHYFAQYIDYEPELWDAFVSVNQKFADKALETLEEGDTIWIHDYQLLLVPEMIKSQKPGVTVGFFLHIPFPSFEVFRILPWRKELIQGMLGADLIGFHTFDYQRHFCSCVRRLMGYEISFNEIHIEDRIIIVDAFPMGIDYDKFREAATQTFQRPLQEKSKLHRELEKYFLVSPERKLVLSIDRLDYSKGIPNRLLAFAKFLEEYPEFIGKVTLIMLAVPSRGTVEHYINLKKEVDELVGNVNGRFGNINYTPVWYFYRSLPFDNLIELYSSCDVALVTPVRDGMNLVAKEYVASRTNRTGVIILSEMAGVSKEMGEALMINPNNTGEIAESIYQALTMPLDEQRERMIYLQDRIKRYDVFKWASEFVKSLKKVENIQLSFYAKKINSKILEKIKSEYNSAEKRSIFLDYDGTLTGFKKNPNDAKPDEELHNLLYKLEEDPRNIITIISGRDRKSLETWFEGHKINLIVEHGVWIKKYGKEWKMLANANDTWKPSIRPSLETFVDRTPGSFIEEKNYSLVWHYRKSEPEQGELRANELKDELTTMIANHNLEILEGNKVIEVKSGGINKGMAAIQFLQNQSFDFILALGDDWTDEYMFRELPESANTIKVGLKHTAAKYKVDSVKTVRSFLTDLINK; encoded by the coding sequence ATGAATAGAATTCACATTGTATCGAACAGACTACCTGTTAGTATTAACATAGAAAACGAAGACATTCAACTTATACCGAGTGTTGGAGGCTTAGCTACTGGCTTAAAATCTGTTTACAAAGAATATAATGGCAAATGGATTGGATGGCCAGGTTTACCAAGCGATGAACTAAATGATGAATTAAAAGAAAATATTGAGCAAAAACTAGAAGGAGAAGACTGTGTATCAGTACATTTATCAAAAGAAGAAATTGATCTTTACTATGACGGTTTTAGCAACAGAACAATTTGGCCTTTATTTCACTACTTTGCTCAATACATAGACTATGAACCCGAACTTTGGGATGCTTTTGTAAGCGTAAACCAAAAATTTGCCGATAAAGCATTAGAAACGCTCGAAGAAGGAGATACAATCTGGATTCACGACTACCAGTTATTATTAGTTCCGGAAATGATAAAATCGCAAAAACCAGGTGTAACCGTTGGCTTTTTTCTTCATATTCCATTCCCTTCCTTCGAAGTATTCAGAATTCTTCCCTGGAGAAAAGAATTAATACAAGGTATGTTGGGAGCCGATTTAATCGGATTTCATACTTTTGACTATCAAAGGCACTTTTGCAGCTGCGTTCGCCGATTAATGGGATACGAGATATCTTTTAATGAAATACACATTGAAGACAGAATTATTATTGTAGATGCATTTCCGATGGGAATAGATTACGATAAATTTCGCGAGGCTGCAACTCAAACTTTTCAGCGACCATTGCAAGAAAAATCTAAACTTCACAGAGAATTAGAAAAATACTTCCTGGTTTCTCCTGAACGAAAACTAGTACTTTCTATAGATCGATTAGATTATTCGAAAGGAATTCCAAATCGGCTTTTGGCATTTGCCAAGTTTTTAGAAGAATATCCCGAATTTATAGGAAAGGTAACTCTTATTATGTTAGCAGTGCCATCGCGCGGAACAGTTGAACACTATATTAACTTAAAAAAAGAGGTTGATGAATTGGTTGGAAATGTAAATGGACGATTTGGAAATATCAACTACACTCCCGTATGGTATTTTTACCGATCTTTACCTTTCGATAATCTTATTGAATTGTACAGCTCATGTGATGTTGCTCTGGTAACTCCAGTTCGCGATGGTATGAATTTGGTTGCCAAAGAATACGTAGCATCAAGAACAAACAGAACTGGCGTTATTATTCTTAGCGAAATGGCAGGTGTTTCCAAAGAAATGGGCGAAGCCTTAATGATTAATCCAAACAATACCGGAGAAATTGCCGAAAGCATTTATCAGGCATTAACCATGCCTTTGGATGAGCAAAGAGAACGTATGATCTATCTGCAAGATAGAATTAAACGATACGATGTTTTTAAATGGGCAAGTGAGTTTGTAAAGTCACTAAAAAAAGTAGAGAATATACAACTTTCATTCTACGCTAAAAAAATAAATTCCAAAATCTTAGAAAAAATTAAAAGCGAATACAATTCGGCTGAAAAAAGATCAATTTTTCTGGACTACGACGGCACTTTAACAGGTTTTAAAAAGAACCCTAATGATGCCAAACCCGATGAAGAACTTCATAACTTATTGTATAAACTTGAAGAAGATCCACGAAATATAATTACAATTATTAGCGGAAGAGATAGAAAAAGTTTAGAAACATGGTTCGAAGGCCATAAAATTAACCTAATTGTTGAACATGGGGTTTGGATTAAAAAGTATGGCAAAGAATGGAAAATGCTCGCTAATGCTAATGATACGTGGAAACCAAGTATTCGACCAAGTCTGGAAACTTTTGTTGACAGAACTCCCGGCTCGTTTATCGAAGAAAAAAATTATTCTTTAGTTTGGCATTACAGAAAATCGGAACCAGAACAAGGCGAACTAAGAGCAAATGAATTAAAAGATGAATTAACAACAATGATTGCCAATCATAACCTAGAAATTCTCGAAGGCAATAAAGTAATTGAAGTAAAAAGTGGTGGCATTAACAAAGGAATGGCAGCAATTCAATTTCTTCAAAATCAAAGTTTTGATTTTATTCTTGCTCTTGGCGACGACTGGACCGATGAATATATGTTTAGGGAATTACCCGAAAGTGCAAATACTATTAAAGTCGGATTAAAACATACTGCCGCAAAATACAAAGTTGATTCGGTAAAAACTGTTCGTAGTTTCCTTACCGATTTAATTAATAAATAA